From one Lolium rigidum isolate FL_2022 chromosome 4, APGP_CSIRO_Lrig_0.1, whole genome shotgun sequence genomic stretch:
- the LOC124708136 gene encoding ATP synthase small subunit 6-A, mitochondrial-like, giving the protein MKTFDPWPVFFRREWGRNWPFLAGFAVTGILITKLTAGFTEEDLKNSKFVQEHNK; this is encoded by the coding sequence ATGAAGACCTTCGACCCGTGGCCGGTGTTCTTCCGCCGGGAGTGGGGCCGCAACTGGCCCTTCCTCGCCGGCTTCGCCGTCACCGGCATCCTCATCACCAAGCTCACCGCCGGCTTCACCGAGGAGGACCTCAAGAACTCCAAGTTCGTCCAGGAGCATAACAAGTGA